Proteins from a single region of Lepus europaeus isolate LE1 chromosome 4, mLepTim1.pri, whole genome shotgun sequence:
- the TAF7 gene encoding transcription initiation factor TFIID subunit 7 produces the protein MSKSKDDAPHELESQFILRLPPEYAATVRRAVQSGHVNLKDRLTIELHPDGRHGIVRVDRVPLASKLVDLPCVMESLKTIDKKTFYKTADICQMLVSTVDGDLYPPVEEPVAAADPKASKKKDKDKEKKFVWNHGITLPLKNVRKRRFRKTAKKKYIESPDVEKEVKRLLSTDAEAVSTRWEIIAEDETKETENQGLDISSPGMSGHRQGQDSLEHDELREIFNDLSSSSEDEDDAQHQDEEDINIIDTEEDLERQLQDKLNESDEQHQENEGTNQLVMGIQKQIDNMKGKLQETQDRAKRQEDLIMKVENLALKNRFQAVLDELKQKEDREKEQLSSLQEELESLLEK, from the coding sequence ATGAGTAAGAGCAAAGATGATGCCCCTCATGAGCTGGAGAGCCAGTTTATCTTGCGCCTGCCTCCAGAATATGCTGCTACTGTGAGGAGGGCAGTGCAGTCGGGACATGTCAACCTGAAAGACAGACTGACCATCGAGTTACACCCCGATGGGCGTCATGGAATTGTCAGAGTGGACCGGGTCCCTCTGGCCTCAAAACTGGTGGATCTGCCATGTGTTATGGAAAGCTTGAAAACCATCGATAAAAAAACCTTTTACAAGACTGCTGATATCTGTCAGATGCTCGTGTCCACAGTTGATGGTGATCTTTATCCCCCTGTGGAGGAGCCAGTTGCTGCTGCTGACCccaaagcaagcaagaaaaaggataaggacaaagagaaaaagtTCGTCTGGAACCATGGAATTACTTTGCCTCTAAAGAATGTCAGAAAGAGAAGATTCCGGAAGACAGCAAAGAAAAAGTATATTGAGTCTCCAGATGTGGAGAAAGAAGTGAAGCGGTTGCTGAGTACAGATGCAGAAGCTGTCAGTACTCGCTGGGAGATAATTGCTGAAGATGAAACAAAAGAGACGGAGAATCAAGGCCTTGACATCTCTTCCCCAGGAATGTCTGGCCACCGGCAGGGCCAGGACTCCCTGGAGCACGATGAGCTTCGGGAGATATTCAATGACCTCAGCAGCAGCAGCGAGGATGAAGATGACGCCCAGCACCAGGACGAAGAAGATATAAACATCATCGACACTGAGGAAGACCTGGAGAGACAGCTGCAGGACAAGCTGAATGAGTCGGATGAACAGCACCAAGAAAACGAAGGCACCAACCAGCTGGTTATGGGCATTCAGAAGCAGATTGACAACATGAAAGGCAAGCTCCAGGAGACCCAGGACAGGGCCAAGCGACAGGAGGATCTCATCATGAAGGTGGAAAACCTGGCTCTCAAGAACAGATTTCAGGCTGTGCTGGATGAGttaaagcaaaaggaagaccgAGAAAAGGAGCAGCTCAGCTCTTTGCAGGAAGAGCTGGAGTCACTCCTAGAGAAGTAA